The following are from one region of the Petrotoga mobilis SJ95 genome:
- a CDS encoding PIG-L deacetylase family protein, translating to MVDALFIGAHPDDYEAFGGGTILRLKKEGKSCGGIILTDGSAGRNNDINVRKMEAEHAAKSLKLDYFEMIGLKDGYLNEINNLAALIANLIRKYRPKILFTHYFEDKHPDHKAVGESTKDALFLARTKREDLENEPYNCSNVLMFISDITKIPQSKFHVDITDFLEDKIKVLRLYESQREVLEPIPLMNKYIAADVLEGRNKAVEVFYPLTLVKGEGYYVL from the coding sequence ATGGTGGATGCACTTTTCATAGGGGCCCACCCTGATGATTATGAGGCTTTTGGAGGAGGAACAATACTTCGATTGAAAAAAGAAGGGAAGAGTTGTGGTGGAATAATCTTAACCGATGGCTCTGCAGGGAGAAACAACGATATCAACGTAAGAAAAATGGAGGCAGAACATGCTGCAAAATCTTTGAAACTTGATTATTTTGAAATGATAGGACTGAAAGACGGATATTTAAATGAAATTAATAATTTAGCAGCATTAATCGCAAATCTTATACGAAAATATAGGCCCAAGATCCTTTTCACACACTATTTTGAAGACAAGCACCCCGATCACAAGGCAGTGGGAGAAAGTACTAAAGATGCCTTATTTTTAGCCAGAACGAAAAGAGAGGATTTAGAGAATGAACCTTACAATTGTTCCAACGTTCTTATGTTCATATCTGACATCACAAAGATTCCTCAATCTAAATTTCATGTAGATATCACTGATTTTTTGGAAGATAAAATCAAGGTTTTAAGGTTATACGAATCTCAAAGGGAAGTCTTAGAGCCCATACCTTTGATGAACAAATACATAGCAGCCGATGTTTTAGAGGGAAG
- a CDS encoding RNA-guided endonuclease InsQ/TnpB family protein: MTYRTQKNQLRNLNKQEYIALKELCKLSKNLYNSTLYAIRQYYFTEKKYLRYESAYHICKENENYQLLNTDIAQQTMKVVDRNFKSFFALISKAKEGNYRFSDIRLPHYLPKDGYFMLIIPRFKVKGGYFTVPMSNAFKKEFGEVKLPFPERLNRKQVKEIRIFPKYNSKFFDIEFVYVQEEENLNLNTGNALAIDFGLDNLATCVTNTGASFIVDGKRLKSINQWYNKENARLQSIKDKQGIKGITNRQYINTKKRNNRLNYYMNKTARIIVNYCIENDIGNIVLGYNLDWKRSINLGKSNNQKFVQISHGNLRLKIKSLCERYGINYIEQEESYTSKADFFANDDIPVYNADNPQAYSFSGKRISRGQYKTCQGTIINADCNGALNILRKSNLMDLTVLQARGCLNQPQRIRVISQTSLKSPCPYLP; encoded by the coding sequence ATTACGTATCGTACCCAGAAGAATCAACTAAGAAATTTAAACAAACAAGAATATATTGCCCTTAAAGAATTATGTAAGCTGTCTAAAAACCTGTATAACTCAACTCTATATGCTATTCGCCAATATTACTTTACAGAGAAAAAGTATTTACGCTACGAATCAGCCTACCATATCTGTAAAGAAAACGAAAACTATCAACTTCTTAATACAGACATTGCGCAACAAACCATGAAAGTAGTCGACCGCAACTTTAAGTCTTTCTTTGCACTTATTTCTAAGGCTAAAGAGGGCAATTACAGGTTTTCAGACATTCGACTTCCGCATTATCTTCCAAAAGATGGATACTTTATGCTGATTATCCCGCGTTTCAAGGTTAAGGGCGGTTATTTTACCGTGCCTATGTCCAATGCCTTCAAGAAGGAATTTGGAGAAGTTAAACTTCCATTTCCTGAAAGGTTAAATAGAAAGCAAGTAAAAGAAATCCGTATCTTCCCTAAGTACAACTCTAAATTCTTTGATATTGAATTTGTATATGTTCAGGAAGAAGAAAACCTTAACCTTAACACAGGTAACGCTCTTGCTATAGACTTTGGGCTTGACAACCTCGCAACTTGTGTTACAAACACTGGGGCGTCCTTTATCGTGGACGGTAAAAGATTAAAATCAATTAACCAGTGGTATAACAAAGAAAACGCAAGGTTGCAGTCTATCAAGGACAAGCAAGGGATTAAGGGTATAACCAATCGTCAATATATCAATACCAAGAAACGTAATAACCGTCTTAACTATTATATGAACAAAACTGCAAGAATTATCGTTAACTACTGTATCGAAAACGATATTGGCAATATTGTCTTAGGCTATAACCTTGACTGGAAACGTAGCATCAATCTTGGTAAGAGCAATAACCAAAAGTTTGTCCAAATATCACATGGTAATTTGCGTCTTAAAATCAAGTCCCTTTGTGAGCGTTACGGAATTAACTACATTGAGCAGGAAGAAAGCTATACTTCAAAGGCTGACTTTTTCGCCAACGATGATATTCCTGTTTACAATGCCGATAATCCGCAGGCATACAGCTTTAGCGGAAAACGCATATCCAGGGGGCAATATAAAACTTGTCAAGGCACGATTATTAATGCTGATTGCAATGGTGCATTAAACATACTTCGCAAAAGTAACCTGATGGACTTAACCGTCCTACAGGCTAGAGGCTGTTTAAACCAGCCCCAAAGAATAAGGGTAATAAGCCAAACTTCTTTGAAATCCCCTTGTCCTTATTTGCCGTGA
- a CDS encoding ABC transporter permease subunit, producing the protein MCYYKVIISYRSDRKRQNRWRSELKIFWRIIIPLSQPVIAALAVLSFTWRWNDYIWPLLVVSSPKYMTLQLGLALFSGEYTVQWGSLLAMTTLSLNFPIPESSLTANKDKGISKKFGLLPLFFGAGLNSL; encoded by the coding sequence TTGTGTTATTATAAGGTAATCATTTCCTACAGAAGTGATAGAAAGCGCCAAAATCGATGGAGAAGTGAATTAAAAATATTTTGGAGGATCATAATACCTTTATCTCAACCCGTAATAGCTGCTTTGGCTGTGTTATCATTTACTTGGAGATGGAACGATTATATTTGGCCTTTGTTAGTTGTTAGCTCACCAAAATATATGACCCTGCAGCTTGGATTGGCATTATTCTCAGGTGAGTATACCGTACAATGGGGATCTCTTTTGGCAATGACAACACTCTCTTTAAACTTCCCCATTCCTGAAAGCAGTCTCACGGCAAATAAGGACAAGGGGATTTCAAAGAAGTTTGGCTTATTACCCTTATTCTTTGGGGCTGGTTTAAACAGCCTCTAG
- a CDS encoding metallophosphoesterase family protein, producing MMIDIIAISDEEIYLTNKDKKKFDLLICAGDLSPQYIDYVMNEFKPSLSLMVHGNHDKKYYKLYEEENNSFSKVYKGAYVLNHGIVNLKKFIGKDIIVAGFSGALAHGYRPFYFKEKDINKFNREVRFSTIFKGNKYKQIDIMVTHNPPYIKNTIKKYGQSHTPSRALGEFYLKAFPKIWIYGHIHPRYDFQELDFEIKFLNNVSYLINAVPYKLIKYDEEKKEVIEIYTYKMISPKTILI from the coding sequence ATGATGATAGATATAATTGCCATTTCTGACGAGGAAATATATTTAACAAATAAAGACAAAAAAAAGTTTGACTTACTTATTTGCGCTGGAGATCTTTCTCCGCAATACATTGATTACGTGATGAATGAATTCAAACCATCCTTAAGCTTGATGGTACATGGTAATCATGATAAAAAGTATTATAAATTATACGAAGAAGAAAATAACTCTTTCTCAAAGGTATACAAAGGAGCTTATGTTTTAAATCATGGCATAGTTAACTTAAAAAAATTCATCGGCAAAGACATAATAGTAGCGGGATTTTCCGGTGCTTTAGCTCATGGATATAGACCTTTTTATTTCAAAGAAAAGGATATTAATAAATTTAATAGAGAGGTACGTTTCAGTACAATCTTTAAAGGTAATAAGTACAAGCAAATCGATATAATGGTTACACACAATCCTCCTTACATTAAAAATACTATAAAAAAATACGGGCAATCTCATACCCCTTCAAGAGCTTTGGGGGAGTTTTATCTTAAAGCATTTCCAAAAATTTGGATATACGGCCATATTCATCCACGATACGACTTTCAAGAACTTGATTTTGAAATTAAATTTTTAAATAATGTATCTTATCTAATAAATGCGGTACCTTATAAATTAATAAAGTACGATGAAGAAAAGAAAGAAGTAATAGAAATTTATACTTATAAGATGATAAGTCCTAAGACCATTTTAATTTAG
- a CDS encoding BMP family ABC transporter substrate-binding protein, whose protein sequence is MYRTSRSLSRSEYEKANRLAKKDFLANISKGKEGYLPCLEDIIHNAEIIKEEKLGLIDIPIERIKGTYYHSRSLSFSANFYPLMKIDSEFASKWINLYEAHISEGIRDPVTAYEYLNWFYIVEGNKRVSVLKYSDAFSVRGEVTRLIPKWDENNPEIRIYYEFLDFYKKTKINIIWFNKEGKFKELYELIKDYKKKSDFVENEYDELVHSVYLLFRKLYREIAKDTISLTEEEAFLEYLKKFGLENVPTIEREMSEQVNELIEELEERLGKPSEPLFKLPQIFAGKTLKVAFLYNTSIEESAWTYSHELGRRYVQKRLGNEIITKYFENISDLKTYEKILEQLEEEKFDLIFSTSFDFLQNQNTKELQNVRFMYFSGYRTTKNINTYFGRMYEPRFLSGMIAGAMTTNNKIGYVASYGIPEVIMGINAFALGAKAVNPKAKIFVGWTNTWRNIEYERDTSEYLINEIGVDVLTHHQDSPEVCKVGEEYGVYTIGYHIDMKDYAPTTHLTSVVWNWGVYYENIIKDVLRGSNFSLFRLFSGSEKIENFWGGLKSGVVCLSPISKIVPSTTKNLVDTVKTDIMENRFHPFRGGIFDKEGNMKVSEGKDISDEELMKMDWFVDNVYYS, encoded by the coding sequence ATGTATAGGACCTCAAGAAGTCTCAGCAGAAGCGAGTACGAAAAAGCTAATAGATTAGCAAAGAAAGACTTTTTGGCTAATATTTCAAAAGGGAAAGAAGGATATCTGCCGTGTTTAGAAGATATCATCCACAACGCTGAAATAATTAAGGAAGAAAAACTTGGTCTTATAGATATCCCTATAGAAAGGATCAAAGGAACGTACTACCATTCTCGTTCACTATCTTTTTCTGCAAATTTTTATCCCTTAATGAAAATTGACTCAGAATTTGCAAGTAAATGGATCAATTTGTATGAAGCTCATATATCTGAAGGAATAAGGGATCCTGTAACAGCCTACGAATATTTAAACTGGTTTTATATTGTTGAAGGGAACAAAAGGGTAAGCGTTTTGAAATATTCAGACGCTTTTTCAGTCCGTGGGGAAGTTACTAGATTGATTCCAAAATGGGATGAAAACAATCCTGAAATAAGGATCTACTATGAATTTTTAGATTTTTATAAAAAGACAAAAATTAATATAATCTGGTTCAACAAAGAGGGCAAATTCAAAGAACTTTACGAGTTAATCAAAGATTATAAGAAAAAAAGTGATTTTGTTGAGAATGAATATGATGAATTAGTCCATTCAGTATATCTTCTATTTAGAAAGCTATATAGGGAAATTGCTAAGGACACGATTTCGCTTACTGAAGAAGAGGCTTTTTTAGAATACCTAAAAAAATTTGGTTTGGAAAATGTTCCCACTATCGAAAGAGAAATGAGCGAACAAGTCAACGAATTAATAGAAGAACTAGAAGAACGTCTAGGTAAACCATCAGAACCTTTATTCAAATTACCTCAGATCTTCGCAGGGAAAACATTAAAAGTAGCTTTTCTATATAACACCTCAATAGAAGAGTCTGCATGGACATATTCCCATGAATTGGGAAGAAGGTATGTTCAAAAACGTTTAGGAAATGAAATAATAACAAAGTATTTTGAAAATATTTCTGATTTAAAAACGTATGAAAAAATATTGGAACAACTCGAAGAAGAAAAATTCGACCTAATATTTTCTACCAGTTTTGACTTCTTACAAAATCAGAACACAAAGGAACTTCAAAATGTTCGATTCATGTATTTTTCCGGATATCGTACTACAAAGAATATTAACACATATTTCGGTCGTATGTACGAACCAAGATTCCTCTCTGGAATGATAGCAGGTGCAATGACCACTAACAATAAAATAGGTTACGTTGCTTCCTACGGTATACCTGAAGTCATAATGGGAATAAATGCCTTTGCTTTAGGGGCAAAGGCTGTTAATCCAAAAGCAAAGATATTTGTTGGATGGACGAATACTTGGCGCAATATAGAATATGAAAGAGACACGTCAGAGTATTTGATAAATGAAATTGGAGTGGATGTTTTAACCCATCATCAAGATTCTCCGGAAGTTTGCAAAGTTGGAGAAGAATACGGCGTCTACACTATTGGTTACCATATTGACATGAAAGATTATGCTCCAACTACCCATTTAACCTCTGTTGTATGGAATTGGGGAGTTTACTACGAAAACATAATTAAAGATGTATTAAGAGGGTCAAATTTTTCTTTATTTAGATTGTTTTCTGGTTCAGAAAAGATTGAGAACTTTTGGGGTGGACTTAAGAGTGGAGTAGTTTGTTTGTCACCTATAAGCAAAATTGTTCCTTCTACAACAAAAAACCTTGTTGACACTGTGAAAACGGATATTATGGAAAATAGGTTTCACCCTTTCAGGGGGGGTATTTTTGATAAAGAAGGTAATATGAAAGTCTCGGAAGGCAAAGATATCTCAGACGAAGAACTAATGAAAATGGATTGGTTTGTGGACAACGTTTATTATTCTTAA
- a CDS encoding HAD family hydrolase, which yields MLRAIIFDMDGVIIDSEPIHYSANKRIFEELGIPINRSSYSNYIGVSNQEMWQDLKNEYNLQQSVEELLEKQNLENLELLKEGVKEPIEGVIELLQTLKENNYKIALASSSPMRLIKEVLCMLDIEKYFEVVVSSEYVARGKPKPDIFIYTAGLLKVKPEECVVIEDSKNGVKAAKAAGMKCIGFKNPNSLNQDLSKADLVVENMKEITLELIEKLEKVEA from the coding sequence ATGTTAAGAGCTATTATTTTTGATATGGATGGGGTCATTATTGACAGTGAACCCATCCATTATAGTGCAAATAAAAGAATTTTCGAAGAACTAGGAATCCCAATTAATAGAAGTTCATATAGTAATTATATCGGTGTAAGCAACCAAGAGATGTGGCAAGACTTAAAAAATGAATACAATCTACAACAAAGTGTTGAAGAATTGCTTGAAAAACAAAACTTAGAGAATTTGGAATTATTAAAAGAAGGGGTTAAAGAGCCAATAGAAGGTGTAATAGAGCTATTACAGACACTGAAAGAAAACAATTATAAAATAGCGTTGGCCTCTTCCTCGCCGATGAGATTGATCAAAGAAGTTCTTTGCATGCTTGACATTGAGAAGTATTTTGAAGTGGTGGTGAGTTCAGAATACGTTGCTCGTGGTAAACCTAAACCTGATATTTTTATATATACAGCTGGCTTGTTAAAAGTTAAACCAGAAGAATGTGTAGTTATAGAAGACTCAAAGAATGGTGTTAAGGCGGCAAAAGCTGCTGGAATGAAGTGCATAGGTTTTAAAAACCCAAACTCACTCAACCAGGATCTATCGAAAGCAGATTTAGTGGTGGAAAATATGAAAGAAATAACTTTGGAATTGATAGAAAAGTTAGAAAAAGTGGAAGCTTAA